From a region of the Haematobia irritans isolate KBUSLIRL chromosome 4, ASM5000362v1, whole genome shotgun sequence genome:
- the tow gene encoding target of wingless repressor isoform X1: MGCGQSKIHLYPRKSKSKANGKKGGHGDSEADTDEEEGHIEDAENRERDRNDESEENSNKDSVETDEEVSVSLLRARNLSLLQSQEISSSQQNFFRMLDKKIEEGPDYDSNSETEIALEEARLNALVQHWESASLTASMCSSASRSLQTTPVRQTPAKQLVQTTPRALLTTTAIPPQVINSEFLPHPGAPSAGAGGTLKLTPSKQITIPQMNSGMLHQISVMPQIPMGINAVETSASANMANINANTSNTLAIMQQAVANQSPNVQTAPPQYMLAIPTGSSPLLGKTGQVSPKRLVDSRLLMNSSPLTQQQQQMQQPPPTNPIHQQFMTAGPPNLQTTPLNYVNGGRAATQSAVNMQMTYYGQTSTIPPTSQQTMQQYGDVNVQQQQQYEQQPQQTPHGQTQTSSSMSLSTSSATSYYGDVVHNVQTTNTEYRFPPAISVQRLAPQVQRQLRETQELIKDSCPQLYAAGYGSPGPPLRNQAAVNARNHPNSRRPTLDTQFSPELS, encoded by the exons GAGATTCCGAAGCCGACACAGATGAAGAAGAAGGGCATATCGAAGATGCTGAAAATCGCGAACGTGATAGAAACGACGAATCAGAAGAGAATAGCAATAAAGACTCTGTGGAAACGGACGAAGAAGTATCGGTGTCGCTACTGCGAGCCCGAAACCTATCGCTGTTACAAAGCCA GGAGATCTCCAGTAGTCAGCAGAATTTTTTCCGAATGCtcgacaaaaaaattgaagag GGACCGGACTATGATTCGAACAGCGAGACGGAAATAGCCTTGGAAGAGGCCCGTTTAAATGCCTTGGTCCAGCATTGGGAATCGGCAAGTTTAACAGCTTCCATGTGCTCCTCGGCAAGTCGATCGCTACAGACAACACCAGTACGTCAGACTCCGGCTAAACAGTTGGTACAGACGACGCCAAGAGCATTGCTTACGACGACGGCCATACCACCACAAGTTATAAACTCAGAGTTTCTACCTCATCCTGGTGCACCATCAGCGGGTGCAGGTGGCACACTGAAACTTACGCCTAGTAAGCAAATAACCATTCCTCAAATGAATTCGGGCATGCTGCACCAGATATCGGTGATGCCCCAAATACCAATGGGTATAAATGCCGTAGAGACGTCGGCGTCGGCAAATATGGCCAACATTAATGCAAATACGTCCAATACCTTGGCAATAATGCAACAGGCAGTGGCAAATCAATCACCCAATGTACAAACGGCGCCACCGCAATATATGCTGGCCATACCGACCGGATCGTCGCCTCTCTTGGGAAAGACCGGTCAAGTTAGCCCCAAGCGTTTGGTGGATAGCCGTTTGTTGATGAATTCTAGTCCgttaacacaacaacaacaacaaatgcaaCAACCCCCGCCGACCAATCCAATACATCAGCAATTTATGACCGCTGGCCCGCCAAATCTGCAAACAACACCACTCAATTACGTCAATGGAGGGCGAGCGGCAACTCAATCGGCTGTAAATATGCAAATGACCTATTACGGCCAAACGTCAACAATACCGCCAACATCACAACAGACAATGCAACAATACGGAGATGTTAATgtccagcaacaacaacaatacgaacaacaaccacaacaaaCTCCACATGGCCAAACACAAACATCATCATCAATGTCATTATCAACCTCTTCCGCTACATCATACTATGGTGATGTGGTACATAATGTTCAG ACAACTAATACTGAATATAGGTTCCCACCTGCCATTAGTGTGCAACGTTTGGCACCTCAGGTCCAGAGGCAGCTACGCGAAACACAAGAGCTTATTAAAGACTCATGTCCACAGCTCTATGCGGCTGGTTATGGTAGTCCCGGACCACCATTACGTAATCAAGCAGCCGTCAATGCACGCAACCATCCCAACAGCCGAAGACCTACCCTGGATACACAATTCTCACCGGAGCTCTCGTGA
- the tow gene encoding target of wingless repressor isoform X2 — protein MGCGQSKIHLYPRKSKSKANGKKGGHGDSEADTDEEEGHIEDAENRERDRNDESEENSNKDSVETDEEVSVSLLRARNLSLLQSHSQQNFFRMLDKKIEEGPDYDSNSETEIALEEARLNALVQHWESASLTASMCSSASRSLQTTPVRQTPAKQLVQTTPRALLTTTAIPPQVINSEFLPHPGAPSAGAGGTLKLTPSKQITIPQMNSGMLHQISVMPQIPMGINAVETSASANMANINANTSNTLAIMQQAVANQSPNVQTAPPQYMLAIPTGSSPLLGKTGQVSPKRLVDSRLLMNSSPLTQQQQQMQQPPPTNPIHQQFMTAGPPNLQTTPLNYVNGGRAATQSAVNMQMTYYGQTSTIPPTSQQTMQQYGDVNVQQQQQYEQQPQQTPHGQTQTSSSMSLSTSSATSYYGDVVHNVQTTNTEYRFPPAISVQRLAPQVQRQLRETQELIKDSCPQLYAAGYGSPGPPLRNQAAVNARNHPNSRRPTLDTQFSPELS, from the exons GAGATTCCGAAGCCGACACAGATGAAGAAGAAGGGCATATCGAAGATGCTGAAAATCGCGAACGTGATAGAAACGACGAATCAGAAGAGAATAGCAATAAAGACTCTGTGGAAACGGACGAAGAAGTATCGGTGTCGCTACTGCGAGCCCGAAACCTATCGCTGTTACAAAGCCA TAGTCAGCAGAATTTTTTCCGAATGCtcgacaaaaaaattgaagag GGACCGGACTATGATTCGAACAGCGAGACGGAAATAGCCTTGGAAGAGGCCCGTTTAAATGCCTTGGTCCAGCATTGGGAATCGGCAAGTTTAACAGCTTCCATGTGCTCCTCGGCAAGTCGATCGCTACAGACAACACCAGTACGTCAGACTCCGGCTAAACAGTTGGTACAGACGACGCCAAGAGCATTGCTTACGACGACGGCCATACCACCACAAGTTATAAACTCAGAGTTTCTACCTCATCCTGGTGCACCATCAGCGGGTGCAGGTGGCACACTGAAACTTACGCCTAGTAAGCAAATAACCATTCCTCAAATGAATTCGGGCATGCTGCACCAGATATCGGTGATGCCCCAAATACCAATGGGTATAAATGCCGTAGAGACGTCGGCGTCGGCAAATATGGCCAACATTAATGCAAATACGTCCAATACCTTGGCAATAATGCAACAGGCAGTGGCAAATCAATCACCCAATGTACAAACGGCGCCACCGCAATATATGCTGGCCATACCGACCGGATCGTCGCCTCTCTTGGGAAAGACCGGTCAAGTTAGCCCCAAGCGTTTGGTGGATAGCCGTTTGTTGATGAATTCTAGTCCgttaacacaacaacaacaacaaatgcaaCAACCCCCGCCGACCAATCCAATACATCAGCAATTTATGACCGCTGGCCCGCCAAATCTGCAAACAACACCACTCAATTACGTCAATGGAGGGCGAGCGGCAACTCAATCGGCTGTAAATATGCAAATGACCTATTACGGCCAAACGTCAACAATACCGCCAACATCACAACAGACAATGCAACAATACGGAGATGTTAATgtccagcaacaacaacaatacgaacaacaaccacaacaaaCTCCACATGGCCAAACACAAACATCATCATCAATGTCATTATCAACCTCTTCCGCTACATCATACTATGGTGATGTGGTACATAATGTTCAG ACAACTAATACTGAATATAGGTTCCCACCTGCCATTAGTGTGCAACGTTTGGCACCTCAGGTCCAGAGGCAGCTACGCGAAACACAAGAGCTTATTAAAGACTCATGTCCACAGCTCTATGCGGCTGGTTATGGTAGTCCCGGACCACCATTACGTAATCAAGCAGCCGTCAATGCACGCAACCATCCCAACAGCCGAAGACCTACCCTGGATACACAATTCTCACCGGAGCTCTCGTGA